From a region of the Helianthus annuus cultivar XRQ/B chromosome 5, HanXRQr2.0-SUNRISE, whole genome shotgun sequence genome:
- the LOC110942367 gene encoding uncharacterized protein LOC110942367, translating into MEKKTPVRKPHTSTADLLTWSENPPADSLSGSAPRSSARSHMPSDGISKVVFGGQVTDEEVESLNKRKPVSGYKLKEITGSGIFAAGGENGEEDTDAANGTPSNPTGVRMYQQAVAGISHISFGEEETVSPKKSISEAKQRELSGTLDSESEARLKKQISDAKNKELSGHNIFAPPPEIQPRPLAARALALRESITIGETAPDTEESVIKTAKKIPNQKLTELSGNNIFKGDEAVPCAEKPLSSAKLREMSGSNIFADGKAESRDYLGGVRKPPGGESSIALV; encoded by the exons ATGGAGAAGAAGACGCCGGTGAGAAAACCTCACACTTCCACCGCAGATCTGTTGACCTGGTCGGAAAATCCTCCCGCCGATTCACTTTCCGGCTCTGCTCCTCGATCATCCGCCCGTTCTCACATG CCGTCGGATGGAATCAGTAAGGTCGTGTTTGGAGGTCAGGTTACTGATGAAGAAGTTGAGAGTTTGAACAAAAG GAAACCTGTTTCAGGATACAAGTTAAAGGAGATCACCGGAAGCGGTATATTTGCAGCCGGTGGAGAGAATGGTGAAGAAGACACTGATGCTGCAAACGGCACCCCGTCAAACCCAACAGGCGTTCGGATGTATCAG CAAGCGGTTGCGGGGATTAGTCACATATCATTTGGCGAAGAGGAAACCGTCTCTCCTAAAAAGTCAATCTCTGAAGCTAAGCAACGTGAGCTAAGTGGAACGCTGGATAGTGAATCCGAAGCGAGGTTGAAAAAGCAGATTTCCGATGCGAAGAACAAGGAACTTAGTGGACATAATATATTTGCACCACCACCCGAAATTCAACCCCGCCCATTGGCTGCTCGTGCATTGGCTCTGAGGGAATCTATAACCATTGGTGAAACCGCTCCAGATACC GAAGAATCCGTGATCAAGACCGCAAAAAAGATCCCAAACCAAAAACTAACGGAGCTGTCAGGGAATAACATTTTCAAAGGAGACGAGGCGGTGCCATGTGCGGAGAAACCATTGAGTTCCGCCAAGCTTCGGGAAATGAGCGGCAGCAATATTTTTGCTGATGGGAAGGCGGAGTCCCGAGACTACTTAGGCGGCGTTCGCAAGCCCCCGGGTGGTGAGAGCAGTATCGCATTGGTGTAA